A genomic segment from Dechloromonas denitrificans encodes:
- the polA gene encoding DNA polymerase I, giving the protein MPLLLLVDGSSYLYRAFHALPDLRNKAGEPTGAIYGVLNMLRRLESDHKADYKAVVFDAKGKTFRDDWYPEYKAHRPPMPPEMVSQIEPLHAAIRAAGWPLLMVDGVEADDVIGTLATHAAVDGIETLISTGDKDLTQLVNPLTRWYNTMSNELLDEAGVEAKFGVPPGKIVDYLALVGDTVDGVPGVAKCGPKTALKWLNQYGSLDEIVAHANDIGGVVGQNLRDHLAFLPLGKKLVTVACDLSNLPAPGTLTTTERDSDTLRTLYERYEFRTWRRELDTPGNTQPAPDSPTHALAETPVPAAAPVEVSYETVFEWTQFEAWLRKIEAAELTALDTETTSLDSFAARIVGISLSVTPGEACYIPLGHTAPGVADQLPLDAVLARLKPWLEAVDRKKVLQNAKYDQHVFANHGIALAGIAHDTMLQSYVIESDKGHDLGQLCSRHLGLATIAYEDLCGKGAKQIGFDQVDIERAATYAAEDADVTLRVHQTLHPQFSGEKGLDYIYRAIEMPARQVIWQMERTGILIDASTLSRQSHEIGQKIMALEAQAYELAGQPFNLASPKQLAEILFEKQGLPIKKKTPSGGPSTDEEVLSELALDYPLPKLLLEHRSLAKLKGTYTDKLPRMINPATGRVHTHFSQASVVTGRLASSDPNLQNIPVRTEEGRRIRTAFVAPAGHHIVSADYSQIELRIMAHLSGDERLLEAFALGEDVHRATAGEIFGVTPLEVGPDQRRVAKSINFGLIYGMSAFGLARQLGLERSAAQTYIDRYFNRYPGVARYMEEAREAARQTGYVETAFGRRLWFPDIRSSNGNRRQGAERAAINAPMQGTAADLIKLSMIAVQDWLEKSARKSRLVLQVHDELVLEVPDEELAEIRLQLPRLMGQVAELKVPLIVEVGVGPNWEAAH; this is encoded by the coding sequence ATGCCTCTCTTATTGTTGGTGGACGGTTCGTCCTATCTCTATCGCGCCTTCCACGCCCTGCCCGACCTGCGCAACAAGGCCGGCGAGCCGACGGGCGCCATCTACGGCGTCCTGAACATGCTACGCCGGCTGGAAAGCGACCACAAGGCAGACTACAAGGCCGTCGTCTTCGATGCCAAGGGCAAGACTTTCCGCGACGACTGGTATCCGGAATACAAGGCCCACCGGCCGCCAATGCCGCCCGAGATGGTCAGCCAGATCGAACCGCTGCACGCCGCGATCCGCGCTGCCGGCTGGCCGCTGCTGATGGTCGATGGGGTCGAAGCTGATGACGTGATCGGCACGCTGGCGACGCATGCCGCGGTCGACGGCATCGAAACGCTGATTTCCACCGGCGACAAGGACTTGACCCAATTGGTCAATCCACTGACCCGCTGGTACAACACGATGAGCAACGAGCTGCTCGACGAAGCCGGCGTGGAAGCCAAGTTTGGCGTGCCACCGGGCAAAATCGTCGACTATCTGGCGCTGGTCGGCGATACCGTCGATGGCGTCCCCGGCGTCGCCAAATGTGGCCCGAAGACGGCACTGAAGTGGCTCAACCAATACGGTTCGCTGGATGAAATCGTCGCTCACGCCAACGACATCGGTGGTGTCGTCGGCCAGAACCTGCGCGATCACCTTGCTTTCCTGCCGCTCGGCAAGAAACTGGTCACCGTCGCCTGCGACCTGTCCAATTTGCCGGCTCCCGGCACGTTGACCACGACAGAGCGCGACAGCGACACGCTGCGCACGCTGTACGAGCGTTACGAATTCCGCACCTGGCGGCGGGAGCTCGATACGCCGGGCAATACGCAACCGGCGCCCGATTCACCGACCCATGCCCTCGCCGAGACACCCGTCCCGGCTGCGGCGCCGGTCGAAGTCAGTTACGAAACCGTTTTCGAGTGGACGCAATTCGAAGCCTGGCTGCGCAAGATCGAAGCGGCCGAACTGACGGCTCTCGATACCGAGACGACCAGCCTCGATTCCTTCGCCGCACGCATTGTCGGCATTTCGCTCTCGGTCACACCGGGCGAAGCCTGCTACATCCCGCTCGGCCACACCGCCCCCGGCGTTGCCGACCAGCTGCCGCTCGATGCTGTGCTGGCCCGCTTGAAACCGTGGCTGGAAGCAGTCGACCGCAAGAAAGTGCTGCAAAACGCCAAGTACGACCAGCATGTCTTTGCCAATCACGGCATTGCGCTGGCCGGCATCGCCCACGACACGATGCTGCAAAGCTACGTCATCGAGTCCGACAAGGGCCACGACCTTGGTCAGTTGTGCAGCCGCCATCTCGGCCTCGCCACCATCGCCTACGAAGACCTGTGCGGCAAGGGTGCCAAACAGATCGGCTTCGACCAGGTCGATATCGAGCGCGCCGCCACCTACGCCGCCGAAGATGCCGATGTCACTTTGCGCGTCCATCAAACGCTGCATCCGCAATTCAGCGGCGAAAAAGGCCTCGACTACATCTACCGCGCGATCGAAATGCCGGCCCGCCAGGTTATCTGGCAGATGGAACGAACCGGTATCCTGATCGATGCAAGCACCCTGTCGCGCCAGAGCCACGAAATCGGCCAGAAGATCATGGCTCTTGAGGCCCAGGCTTACGAACTGGCCGGCCAGCCGTTCAACCTCGCTTCGCCCAAGCAACTGGCCGAGATCCTGTTCGAAAAGCAGGGTTTGCCGATCAAGAAGAAAACACCTTCGGGCGGCCCGTCAACCGACGAAGAAGTGCTTTCCGAACTGGCGCTCGATTACCCATTGCCCAAATTGCTACTCGAACACCGCAGCCTGGCCAAGCTCAAGGGCACCTATACCGACAAGCTGCCGCGCATGATCAACCCGGCGACCGGTCGCGTTCATACGCACTTTTCGCAGGCCTCGGTGGTGACCGGACGACTCGCGTCGAGCGACCCCAATCTGCAGAACATTCCGGTACGCACCGAGGAAGGCCGGCGCATCCGCACCGCCTTCGTCGCCCCGGCCGGCCACCACATCGTTTCAGCCGACTACTCGCAGATCGAGCTACGCATCATGGCGCATCTGTCGGGTGATGAGCGCTTGCTTGAGGCTTTTGCGCTTGGCGAAGACGTACACCGTGCCACCGCCGGCGAAATTTTCGGCGTCACGCCACTCGAAGTCGGCCCCGATCAGCGCCGCGTCGCCAAGAGCATCAACTTCGGCCTGATCTACGGCATGAGTGCCTTCGGGCTGGCTCGTCAGCTCGGGCTGGAGCGCAGCGCGGCACAGACCTATATCGACCGCTACTTCAACCGTTATCCGGGCGTCGCCCGCTACATGGAAGAAGCCCGCGAAGCGGCTCGCCAGACCGGCTACGTCGAAACCGCTTTCGGCCGTCGACTGTGGTTCCCGGACATTCGCTCAAGCAACGGCAATCGCCGCCAGGGGGCGGAACGGGCCGCGATCAACGCGCCGATGCAGGGCACGGCGGCCGACCTGATCAAGCTATCGATGATCGCCGTTCAGGACTGGCTGGAAAAATCGGCGCGCAAATCACGCCTTGTCCTGCAGGTGCACGATGAACTGGTGCTCGAAGTGCCGGACGAGGAACTGGCCGAAATCCGCCTCCAGCTACCGCGCCTGATGGGTCAGGTGGCTGAACTGAAGGTGCCGCTGATCGTCGAAGTCGGCGTCGGCCCGAACTGGGAAGCGGCGCACTGA
- a CDS encoding TIGR00730 family Rossman fold protein — MTESDKLVMGVESEALLNSASARESWRIFGIMSEFVEATERLAAIRPAVTIFGSARVKPGSPYYELTENIARLLSDSGFSVISGGGPGIMEAANKGAYFGKSPSVGLNIQLPHEQSSNPYQDISQTFRHFFARKYMFVRFASAYVVMPGGFGTLDELMEALTLIQTGKARKIPLILVCSDFWKGLIDWFKQRLVEEKMVDPEDIDLIQLIDEPSQVVEAIFKHYEARPFAPLPSEREMMLNL, encoded by the coding sequence GTGACTGAGAGCGATAAGCTGGTGATGGGGGTGGAATCCGAGGCCTTGCTGAATTCGGCATCGGCCCGCGAGTCCTGGCGGATTTTCGGCATTATGTCAGAGTTCGTCGAAGCGACGGAGCGGCTGGCCGCCATTCGTCCGGCCGTGACGATTTTCGGCAGCGCCCGCGTCAAGCCGGGGTCGCCGTATTACGAACTGACTGAAAACATTGCCCGTTTGCTGTCGGATTCCGGCTTCTCGGTCATTTCCGGCGGTGGTCCGGGGATCATGGAAGCGGCCAACAAAGGGGCGTATTTTGGCAAGTCGCCCTCGGTCGGCCTCAATATCCAGTTGCCGCATGAACAATCGTCGAACCCGTATCAGGATATTTCACAGACCTTCCGCCACTTTTTTGCCCGCAAGTACATGTTCGTCCGCTTTGCCAGCGCTTATGTCGTGATGCCGGGCGGCTTCGGGACGCTGGATGAGTTGATGGAAGCGCTGACCCTGATCCAGACCGGCAAGGCGCGCAAGATTCCGCTGATTCTGGTCTGCTCCGATTTCTGGAAAGGGCTGATCGACTGGTTCAAGCAGCGTCTGGTCGAGGAAAAAATGGTCGATCCGGAAGACATCGACCTGATCCAGCTGATCGATGAACCGTCGCAGGTGGTCGAGGCCATCTTCAAGCATTACGAGGCTCGTCCCTTCGCTCCCTTGCCAAGCGAACGCGAGATGATGCTCAACCTGTAA
- a CDS encoding DUF2782 domain-containing protein — MRRIVPLLMLAALPVWAQQGDLQPLPAVPPPPPGMEAFDAALEPQVNIVKTEKETREEFRIKGKLYMVKVTPSIGKTYYLVDRQGDGNFIESDTFGPNVKPPMWILHSW, encoded by the coding sequence ATGCGCCGCATTGTCCCCCTTCTCATGCTTGCTGCCTTGCCGGTCTGGGCCCAGCAAGGCGATCTCCAGCCGTTGCCGGCTGTCCCGCCGCCGCCTCCCGGCATGGAGGCTTTCGACGCCGCGCTTGAACCGCAGGTCAATATCGTCAAGACCGAAAAGGAAACGCGCGAGGAATTCCGCATCAAGGGCAAGCTTTACATGGTCAAGGTCACGCCGTCGATCGGCAAGACCTACTACCTGGTCGACCGTCAGGGTGACGGTAATTTCATTGAATCCGACACCTTCGGGCCGAACGTCAAGCCGCCGATGTGGATTCTGCATTCCTGGTAA
- a CDS encoding homoserine kinase, giving the protein MSVYTTVGRDELSAWLQPLGLGELISHAGIAAGMQNSNYFVTTASGRYVLTLFERIEPQALDFYLMLMARLSGRGIPCPQPLADAAGQLWRPLSGKPAALLSCLPGTADEAPTPARCRLLGATLADLHAAGADLPNPLPNPCGAAWRQAVGTALLPLLDRDEQSLLADELAFQQAQDYLALPRGIIHADLFRDNVLWDSRGQLGGVLDFYFAGEDVLLFDLAVVANDWCFDDLALTALIEGYTSRRRLSDAEVAAWPAIRRAAALRFWLLRLEVRQQPRHGDVVTIKDPDHFRRMLQGFRLAPEALSR; this is encoded by the coding sequence TTGTCCGTCTATACCACCGTCGGGCGCGACGAACTTTCCGCCTGGCTCCAGCCGCTTGGGCTGGGTGAGTTGATCAGTCATGCCGGCATCGCTGCCGGCATGCAGAACTCCAACTATTTCGTGACGACGGCGAGCGGTCGCTATGTGCTGACGCTGTTCGAACGCATCGAGCCGCAGGCGCTCGACTTCTACCTGATGCTGATGGCCCGGCTGTCCGGGCGCGGCATTCCGTGTCCACAGCCATTGGCCGATGCGGCTGGCCAATTGTGGCGGCCGCTGTCCGGCAAGCCGGCTGCGCTGCTCAGCTGCCTGCCCGGCACTGCCGATGAAGCGCCGACGCCGGCGCGTTGCCGCCTGCTTGGTGCCACCTTGGCTGACCTGCATGCAGCCGGCGCCGATCTACCGAATCCGCTGCCCAACCCCTGCGGCGCTGCCTGGCGCCAGGCGGTCGGTACGGCTTTGCTGCCTCTGCTGGATCGCGACGAGCAAAGCTTGCTGGCCGATGAACTGGCTTTCCAGCAGGCACAGGATTATTTGGCCTTGCCGCGCGGCATCATCCATGCCGATCTGTTCCGCGACAACGTATTGTGGGATTCCCGCGGTCAACTCGGTGGCGTGCTCGATTTCTATTTTGCTGGCGAAGATGTCCTGCTCTTCGATCTGGCGGTCGTTGCCAACGACTGGTGCTTTGATGATCTCGCCCTGACCGCCCTGATTGAGGGTTACACCAGCCGGCGTCGTCTGTCAGATGCCGAAGTGGCTGCCTGGCCGGCCATCCGGCGGGCTGCGGCCTTGCGTTTCTGGCTGCTGCGGCTTGAGGTTCGTCAGCAGCCGCGGCATGGCGATGTGGTGACAATCAAGGACCCGGACCATTTTCGGCGCATGTTGCAAGGTTTTCGCCTTGCTCCCGAAGCGCTGTCCCGTTAG
- a CDS encoding BPSS1780 family membrane protein: MNESTAFPMAPAPFTGASREVDPGACFDWLRQGWAMFLANPGLWIGSAVLLLIMLMAISIVPFFGQIAAHLLVPLFGAGMVQICRHLAEEKPAEIADLFAGFRHGAGELVMVGVFFATGIFGIAFLAFLLVSGGILGGVVTGRVGGFGIALGGVMLAGLLVMVLSIPVIMATWFAPALVFFHDMKPLDAMKASFAAGAKNWLAMTIFGVFLVVALFFAMLPLGLGLLLFLPVFSGAVYASYRDIFEGV; this comes from the coding sequence ATGAACGAATCCACTGCATTCCCGATGGCCCCGGCCCCGTTTACCGGCGCCAGCCGCGAAGTCGATCCCGGTGCCTGCTTTGACTGGCTGCGCCAGGGCTGGGCCATGTTCCTGGCGAATCCCGGCTTGTGGATCGGCAGTGCCGTCTTGCTGCTCATCATGCTGATGGCGATTTCCATCGTGCCATTTTTCGGCCAGATCGCTGCCCATTTGCTGGTGCCGCTGTTCGGCGCCGGCATGGTGCAGATCTGCCGCCACCTGGCGGAAGAAAAACCGGCCGAAATTGCCGATCTGTTCGCCGGTTTTCGCCATGGCGCCGGTGAACTGGTCATGGTCGGCGTGTTCTTTGCCACCGGTATCTTCGGCATCGCCTTTCTTGCCTTCCTGCTCGTCAGCGGCGGCATTCTCGGCGGCGTTGTGACCGGCCGCGTCGGTGGTTTCGGGATCGCGCTGGGCGGCGTCATGCTGGCCGGCCTGCTGGTCATGGTGCTGTCGATACCGGTCATCATGGCCACATGGTTTGCCCCGGCCCTGGTTTTCTTCCACGACATGAAGCCGCTCGATGCGATGAAGGCGAGCTTTGCCGCTGGTGCGAAAAACTGGCTGGCGATGACCATCTTCGGGGTTTTCCTCGTGGTCGCGCTGTTTTTCGCGATGTTGCCGCTCGGTTTGGGCCTGCTGCTGTTCCTGCCGGTCTTCTCCGGCGCGGTCTACGCCTCCTACCGCGATATTTTCGAGGGCGTCTGA
- a CDS encoding BPSS1780 family membrane protein — MRALTLPANAGWRWIAAGFAIFRRNPPMLSMLVMTYWFVMIFLNIVPLIGALAASMAIPGLSVGLMQAARNLERGQPVGIQTLFGGFRENARTLVLLGALYLCCTLGVLGISALFDGGDLLRYMLSGSKAERAALEEADFLLPSLVVVLLLLPVMMAWWFAPVLAAWHRLSLAKSLFFSFVACWMNWRPFLTYGLGLLLVCGVAPGVLLGLLLVIFPEGQSFMTALVTVPMALIIAPAVFASFYACYRDIFGISEIV, encoded by the coding sequence ATGCGCGCCCTGACTCTTCCGGCCAATGCCGGCTGGCGTTGGATCGCCGCCGGCTTTGCCATTTTCCGGCGCAATCCGCCGATGTTGTCGATGTTGGTGATGACCTACTGGTTTGTCATGATCTTCCTCAACATCGTGCCGCTGATCGGTGCGCTGGCGGCTTCGATGGCCATTCCGGGCCTGTCGGTCGGCCTGATGCAGGCGGCGCGCAATCTGGAACGTGGCCAGCCGGTTGGTATCCAGACGCTGTTCGGTGGTTTTCGTGAAAACGCCCGGACGCTGGTCCTGCTCGGCGCTCTGTACCTTTGTTGCACGCTCGGCGTGCTCGGTATTTCTGCGCTGTTCGATGGCGGCGACCTGCTGCGTTACATGCTCTCGGGCAGCAAGGCAGAGCGTGCGGCACTTGAAGAGGCTGATTTCCTGCTGCCGTCGCTGGTCGTCGTTCTCTTGCTGCTGCCGGTCATGATGGCCTGGTGGTTTGCCCCGGTACTCGCCGCCTGGCATCGTCTGTCGCTCGCCAAGTCGCTGTTCTTCAGCTTCGTTGCCTGCTGGATGAACTGGCGCCCCTTCCTGACCTACGGTCTTGGCCTGTTGCTGGTCTGCGGCGTTGCGCCGGGTGTGTTGCTCGGCTTGCTGCTGGTGATTTTTCCGGAAGGGCAGTCGTTCATGACGGCGCTGGTCACCGTACCGATGGCCCTGATCATCGCGCCGGCTGTCTTTGCCAGCTTCTACGCCTGCTATCGCGACATCTTCGGCATTTCGGAAATTGTCTGA
- the nadD gene encoding nicotinate-nucleotide adenylyltransferase — protein sequence MSEPLGLFGGTFDPVHFGHLRLAEESIAHLGLAGVRWIPAGHPPHRGTPQVTPAQRLEMVLRSTAENEQFSVDPGEVEATVPSYTVLTLERLRRELGSEQSLVLLVGADAFAGLATWHRWRDIFSLAHVAVSHRPGFPVEVASLPEELAAEFSARRLLDADALKARPAGGIVTFAMTQLAISATQIRTLLSNGKSARYLLPDTVLDYIRTHSLYRNA from the coding sequence TTGTCTGAACCGCTAGGCCTGTTCGGCGGGACTTTTGATCCCGTCCATTTCGGCCACCTTCGCCTGGCTGAAGAATCCATCGCCCATCTCGGCCTGGCTGGCGTGCGCTGGATTCCGGCCGGGCATCCGCCGCATCGCGGCACGCCGCAGGTGACGCCGGCCCAGCGGCTTGAGATGGTGCTGCGGTCGACGGCTGAAAATGAGCAATTTTCAGTCGATCCCGGTGAAGTCGAAGCGACCGTGCCAAGTTACACCGTGCTGACGCTCGAACGTTTGCGCCGCGAACTGGGCAGCGAACAGTCGCTCGTCCTGCTGGTCGGGGCCGATGCTTTTGCCGGTCTGGCCACCTGGCATCGCTGGCGCGACATATTTTCGCTGGCGCACGTGGCGGTTTCGCACCGGCCTGGTTTTCCGGTCGAAGTGGCCAGTTTGCCGGAAGAACTGGCCGCCGAATTCAGCGCCCGCCGATTGCTCGATGCCGATGCACTGAAAGCCAGACCAGCCGGCGGAATCGTGACTTTTGCGATGACCCAGCTGGCGATTTCGGCAACCCAGATCCGTACCCTGCTGAGCAACGGAAAATCGGCGCGCTATTTGCTGCCGGATACCGTTCTCGACTATATTCGGACCCATTCTCTCTACAGAAACGCCTAA
- the rsfS gene encoding ribosome silencing factor, translating into MDIPKLQKIVVAALEDIKGKDIEVLNTSKLTSMFDRLVIATGDSNRQVKALARNVSEKVREAGGEVLSMEGEDTGEWVLVDLGDIVVHVMQPTIRTYYNLEELWKATPAQRRKAAEPAAGE; encoded by the coding sequence ATGGACATCCCAAAGCTGCAAAAAATCGTCGTCGCCGCCCTTGAAGACATCAAAGGCAAGGATATCGAAGTACTCAACACCAGCAAGCTGACCTCGATGTTCGATCGTCTGGTCATCGCGACCGGCGACTCGAATCGTCAGGTCAAGGCACTGGCCCGCAATGTTTCCGAAAAAGTGCGCGAAGCCGGTGGCGAAGTGCTCTCGATGGAAGGTGAAGACACCGGTGAATGGGTGCTGGTCGACCTCGGCGATATCGTCGTGCACGTCATGCAACCGACCATCCGCACCTATTACAACCTTGAGGAACTGTGGAAGGCCACGCCAGCCCAGCGCCGCAAGGCAGCGGAGCCGGCTGCCGGCGAATGA
- the rlmH gene encoding 23S rRNA (pseudouridine(1915)-N(3))-methyltransferase RlmH, which translates to MKLSVLAVGHRQPDWVSAGCAEYLKRMPRELPASVTEIKPEPRGSKTREQLLSAEKGRIREALASGSRIVVLDEKGDDLTTLKLAKRLEAWMLDGRDVALLIGGADGLDEEFKQQADDRLRLSSLTLPHGMARLLLCEQLYRAVSVLKNHPYHREG; encoded by the coding sequence ATGAAGCTGAGCGTACTCGCCGTCGGCCATCGCCAACCCGACTGGGTGAGCGCCGGTTGTGCCGAGTACCTCAAGCGCATGCCGCGCGAACTGCCGGCCAGCGTCACCGAAATCAAGCCCGAACCGCGCGGCTCCAAGACCCGCGAGCAATTGCTGTCAGCTGAAAAGGGCCGCATCCGCGAAGCCCTGGCCAGCGGCAGCCGCATTGTCGTGCTCGATGAAAAAGGCGACGACCTGACCACGCTCAAGCTGGCCAAACGGCTTGAAGCCTGGATGCTCGACGGGCGCGACGTGGCGCTGCTGATCGGTGGGGCCGATGGCCTCGATGAAGAATTCAAGCAACAGGCCGACGACCGTCTGCGCCTTTCCAGCCTGACCCTGCCGCATGGCATGGCCCGGCTGCTGCTCTGCGAACAGCTTTATCGTGCGGTCAGCGTCCTGAAAAACCACCCTTACCACCGGGAGGGATGA
- a CDS encoding Maf family protein: MRIYLASRSPRRRELLTQIGVDFDTVIFRTGERSDPQTDETPLPGEAALDYVERVARAKAEHGARLLAWRKLPLRPVLSADTTLEFDGQIIGKPLDEHDAVVILRRLSGQTHRVLTGVAVAFAGRVDYVLSRSEVTFRVIEEAEIQHYVRSGEPMDKAGAYGIQGRAGMFVEHLSGSYTGVMGLPLCATGELLKRVGLKPD, from the coding sequence ATGCGCATCTATCTCGCTTCGCGCAGTCCGCGCCGTCGTGAACTGTTGACCCAGATCGGCGTCGATTTCGATACCGTGATTTTCCGCACCGGCGAGCGCAGTGATCCGCAGACCGATGAAACGCCCTTACCGGGTGAAGCTGCGCTCGACTATGTCGAGCGTGTTGCCCGCGCCAAGGCAGAACATGGCGCCCGTCTGCTTGCCTGGCGCAAGTTGCCGCTGCGTCCGGTTTTGTCGGCTGACACGACGCTGGAGTTCGATGGGCAGATTATTGGCAAGCCGCTCGACGAACATGATGCGGTGGTCATCCTGCGCCGCTTGTCCGGCCAGACGCATCGCGTGCTGACCGGTGTCGCCGTGGCTTTTGCCGGGCGTGTCGACTACGTTTTGTCGCGCAGCGAAGTGACTTTCCGGGTCATCGAAGAGGCTGAAATCCAGCATTACGTGCGTAGCGGCGAGCCGATGGACAAGGCCGGTGCCTACGGCATCCAAGGCCGTGCCGGGATGTTTGTCGAGCATCTTTCCGGCAGCTACACCGGCGTCATGGGCCTGCCGCTTTGTGCGACCGGTGAATTGCTCAAGCGCGTCGGGCTCAAGCCTGACTGA
- a CDS encoding 4'-phosphopantetheinyl transferase superfamily protein — MRAPPIHHWPACAGQAIRHEGLIVIAVDTPETPIRDAARQRLRQALSEVLAEQGIADRLIVEAGRPPRLERHPGIGLSCTHEPGLSLAAIHFNGPVGIDLMRLDAGLPDTTEIRQLASDYLGPGMVQRQLADPPAFAAAWTAHEASLKCLGLALEEWTPALAERLAQCRCMRLALPASHVGTLCVSPTRMPA, encoded by the coding sequence GTGCGCGCTCCGCCCATCCACCACTGGCCGGCGTGTGCCGGGCAGGCCATTCGGCATGAGGGCCTGATCGTTATCGCGGTCGACACGCCCGAAACGCCAATTCGCGATGCAGCCCGCCAACGATTGCGACAGGCACTGAGCGAAGTTTTGGCCGAGCAAGGCATCGCCGATCGGCTGATCGTGGAAGCAGGCCGCCCCCCGCGCCTGGAGCGACATCCAGGCATCGGCCTGTCGTGCACACACGAGCCCGGGCTTTCACTGGCGGCCATTCATTTCAATGGGCCGGTCGGCATCGATCTGATGCGGCTTGATGCCGGGCTGCCCGACACGACGGAAATCCGGCAATTGGCCAGCGACTATCTGGGCCCCGGCATGGTGCAACGGCAACTGGCCGATCCGCCCGCCTTTGCGGCCGCCTGGACGGCACATGAGGCCAGCCTGAAATGCCTGGGCCTGGCGTTAGAAGAATGGACCCCGGCGCTGGCGGAAAGGCTCGCTCAATGTCGCTGCATGCGGCTGGCTTTACCGGCCAGCCATGTCGGCACGCTGTGCGTCAGCCCAACCCGGATGCCAGCCTGA